A stretch of Gemmatimonadota bacterium DNA encodes these proteins:
- a CDS encoding GMC family oxidoreductase — MIVAHPSLPGVRRVFLSNPKAQTEYDVIVVGSGAGGGMAAYQLAVAGLKVLVLEAGRNYDPVRETPMFKLPREAPLRGAGYREKPFGFYDATVDGGWEVPGEPYTNAPGTDFRWWRARMLGGRTNHWGRISLRMGEYDFKPKTRDGLGADWPLTYQDLAPYYDRTEMLIGVYGGDDDLENTPRSSPGVLQPAPAPRAVELLAKKACGPLKIPVIPAHLAIMTKRQDANTLPKRIHPDNPLAQRVLAQSMRERQACFWATPCGNGCSIKANFQSTTVLLPPALATGNVDIVPDAMVREVTVDRTGKATGVSYIDKRTRTDRHVKARVVVLAASAAETARILLNSKSEQAPNGVSNSSGLVGKYLMDTVGAGLGGQIPILENLPPHNTDGASGMHMYMPWWLYQEQLAGKLGFARGYHIEFGGGRSMPGNGTFSGLETYTQGAYGKRLKEEARRYYGSFMWFDGRGEMIPNEDSYCDIDPDTVDQWGIPVLRFHWKWSEHETRQAAHMQKTFAEIIEAMGGKLTGRVETDGSRAIARGGQIIHEVGTCRMGDDPRTSVVNQYGQSWDVKNLFITDGATFVSNADKNPTLSILALAWRSCDHLLDELQKRNIG; from the coding sequence ATGATCGTCGCTCACCCCTCGCTCCCCGGAGTCCGTCGCGTGTTCCTCAGCAACCCCAAGGCCCAGACGGAATACGACGTGATCGTCGTCGGTTCGGGCGCCGGCGGCGGCATGGCCGCCTACCAGCTCGCCGTCGCCGGACTCAAGGTCCTCGTGCTCGAGGCGGGCCGGAACTACGACCCGGTGCGCGAGACGCCGATGTTCAAGCTCCCGCGCGAGGCCCCGCTGCGCGGTGCCGGCTATCGCGAGAAGCCGTTCGGTTTCTACGATGCCACCGTCGACGGCGGGTGGGAGGTTCCCGGCGAGCCCTACACCAACGCGCCCGGCACCGATTTCCGCTGGTGGCGCGCCCGCATGCTCGGCGGACGCACCAATCACTGGGGACGTATCTCGCTCCGCATGGGCGAGTACGACTTCAAGCCCAAGACCCGCGACGGACTCGGCGCCGACTGGCCGCTCACGTATCAGGACCTCGCGCCGTACTACGACCGCACCGAGATGCTCATCGGGGTCTACGGCGGCGATGACGACCTCGAGAACACGCCGCGCTCGTCACCGGGCGTGCTGCAGCCCGCCCCCGCGCCGCGCGCCGTCGAGCTCCTCGCCAAGAAGGCGTGCGGGCCGCTCAAGATCCCCGTGATCCCGGCGCACCTCGCGATCATGACGAAGCGCCAGGACGCGAACACGCTGCCGAAGAGGATCCACCCGGACAACCCGCTTGCCCAGCGCGTCCTCGCCCAGTCGATGCGCGAACGGCAGGCCTGCTTCTGGGCCACACCCTGCGGCAACGGCTGCTCCATCAAGGCGAACTTCCAGAGCACCACCGTTCTCCTGCCGCCCGCGCTCGCCACCGGCAACGTCGACATCGTCCCCGATGCCATGGTGCGCGAGGTGACGGTCGACCGGACCGGCAAGGCCACCGGCGTGAGCTACATCGACAAGCGCACGCGCACCGACCGGCACGTGAAGGCGCGCGTGGTCGTGCTCGCGGCGAGCGCCGCCGAGACGGCGCGCATCCTGCTCAACTCCAAGAGCGAGCAGGCGCCCAACGGCGTCTCCAACAGCAGCGGCCTCGTCGGCAAGTATCTCATGGATACCGTCGGCGCCGGGCTCGGCGGCCAGATCCCCATCCTCGAGAACCTCCCGCCGCACAACACCGACGGGGCGTCCGGGATGCACATGTACATGCCCTGGTGGCTCTACCAGGAGCAGCTCGCCGGCAAGCTCGGCTTCGCCCGTGGCTATCACATCGAGTTCGGCGGCGGCCGCAGCATGCCGGGGAACGGCACCTTCAGCGGGCTCGAGACCTACACGCAGGGCGCCTACGGCAAGCGGCTCAAGGAGGAGGCCCGCCGCTACTACGGGTCCTTCATGTGGTTCGACGGGCGCGGCGAGATGATCCCCAACGAGGACTCGTACTGCGACATCGATCCCGACACCGTGGACCAGTGGGGCATCCCGGTGCTCCGCTTCCATTGGAAGTGGTCGGAGCACGAGACGCGGCAGGCGGCGCACATGCAGAAGACCTTCGCCGAGATCATCGAGGCGATGGGGGGCAAGCTCACCGGTCGCGTCGAGACCGACGGGTCGCGCGCCATCGCGCGCGGCGGGCAGATCATCCACGAGGTCGGCACCTGCCGCATGGGCGACGACCCGCGCACCTCGGTCGTGAACCAGTACGGCCAGTCGTGGGACGTGAAGAACCTCTTCATCACCGACGGCGCGACCTTCGTGAGCAACGCCGACAAGAACCCCACGCTGTCGATCCTCGCGCTCGCGTGGCGCTCGTGCGACCACCTGCTCGACGAACTCCAGAAGAGGAACATCGGATGA